The Alnus glutinosa chromosome 7, dhAlnGlut1.1, whole genome shotgun sequence genome includes a region encoding these proteins:
- the LOC133873802 gene encoding UPF0481 protein At3g47200-like, with product MEKLQSKKVVGREAGEGSSSQRINMFMEAGAQMKAVEALGIDRPPAKIQKVIFLLREDEKCFVKYFEPRVASLGPIHHGNPKYQLGEKYKVRLAYEFVDCNKNKSNNLNEGINYLYEKVKEEIKELRQCFEEEVTKKYDDEELAWILFVDGCAILQYIFCDANSKFKEFNIKTDSVAFAQQDLFLLENQVPYRLLKLLMSLSEKKEELSRSIESFIQKDIHQQTERQPKKEVGCLLQPKSKESHELSIEGEPTHLLDLLRTRLLGDRLTFSEKTCRWPCRKIRVEGPDLQSYRNVQELKAAGIQLKRGKNSYLRNISFTRKFGFFPGYLWLPPITVDDSTGPKFMNLIAYEMCLDFENDFGITSYISFLDSLIDEPNDVKERRKARVLYNLLGSDQEVADLFNRIGTDLVPNDEAYKEVKLQIQGYYDNNWMTWMAQLFHNHFSSPWAIIALFGILFGLGLSTIQTWYAVNSPPGPCDDFCKKLPCNST from the coding sequence ATGGAGAAGCTGCAGTCGAAGAAGGTTGTCGGAAGAGAAGCGGGTGAAGGAAGCAGCAGCCAAAGGATTAACATGTTTATGGAGGCAGGAGCCCAAATGAAGGCGGTGGAAGCCCTTGGAATTGACCGTCCACCAGCAAAAATACAGAAGGTTATATTCTTGCTGCGAGAAGATGAGAAGTGTTTTGTTAAGTATTTTGAGCCAAGAGTGGCATCACTCGGTCCTATCCATCATGGCAACCCAAAGTACCAGCTTGGAGAGAAGTACAAGGTTAGATTGGCTTATGAGTTCGTCGATTGCAACAAgaataaaagtaataatttaaatGAGGGCATAAATTATTTATACGAGAAGGTTAAGGAGGAAATCAAGGAACTGAGGCAATGCTTCGAGGAGGAGGTGACGAAGAAGTATGATGATGAAGAGCTCGCCTGGATATTGTTCGTTGACGGCTGTGCAATACTACAGTACATATTTTGTGATGCAAATAGCAAGTTCAAAGAGTTTAATATAAAAACCGACAGCGTAGCCTTCGCTCAACAGGATTTGTTCTTGCTGGAGAACCAAGTTCCCTATCGTCTCCTCAAGTTGTTGATGAGCTTGAGcgagaagaaagaagagttgAGTAGATCGATTGAAAGTTTCATTCAAAAAGATATTCATCAGCAAACAGAGCGGCaaccaaaaaaagaagtagGGTGTCTTTTGCAGCCGAAGTCAAAAGAGAGTCATGAACTATCAATTGAAGGAGAGCCAACCCATCTTCTCGACCTTCTGAGGACAAGACTCTTGGGTGATCGCCTCACATTCTCTGAAAAGACATGTAGATGGCCGTGTAGAAAGATACGTGTAGAGGGCCCAGATTTGCAATCGTATCGCAACGTGCAGGAGCTTAAAGCAGCAGGAATCCAATTGAAACGCGGCAAAAATAGTTACTTGAGAAACATAAGTTTTACCAGAAAATTCGGTTTCTTCCCCGGATACCTTTGGCTTCCTCCAATTACAGTGGACGACTCAACGGGCCCCAAGTTCATGAACTTGATAGCTTACGAAATGTGCCTGGATTTCGAGAATGACTTCGGCATCACCTCTTATATATCCTTCCTAGATTCGCTCATCGATGAACCCAACGACGTCAAAGAGCGAAGGAAAGCACGCGTACTCTACAACCTCCTCGGCAGCGACCAAGAAGTGGCTGACCTCTTCAACAGGATAGGCACGGACTTGGTGCCGAACGATGAAGCATATAAGGAAGTCAAGTTGCAGATTCAGGGCTACTACGATAACAATTGGATGACATGGATGGCTCAATTATTTCACAATCATTTCAGCAGCCCCTGGGCTATCATTGCTTTGTTTGGCATATTATTCGGACTTGGTCTAAGTACCATTCAGACTTGGTACGCAGTCAACTCTCCCCCTGGCCCCTGCGACGACTTCTGCAAGAAATTACCGTGCAACTCAACATGA